A genomic stretch from Acidobacteriota bacterium includes:
- a CDS encoding PIN domain-containing protein has translation MPVYTFDTSVIIAYKVRELPPNLLLSAVVIAELTSGSVDDSTRKAYEAVRRDALKHDALIVPTADDWLTASRVLNWLSRGRKKKAGGKAPRLVSGASQRMFLDALIAVSSRRAGATLVTNDWDDFKAIQYYCPVKLIRGTDFFR, from the coding sequence ATGCCCGTCTACACTTTCGACACGTCCGTGATCATCGCGTACAAGGTTAGAGAGCTGCCGCCCAATCTTTTGCTGTCAGCGGTAGTGATCGCCGAATTGACCTCCGGTTCCGTAGATGACTCTACGCGGAAAGCCTACGAAGCAGTTCGACGCGACGCTTTGAAGCACGACGCTCTGATCGTGCCCACGGCCGACGACTGGCTCACCGCGAGTCGGGTTCTCAATTGGCTCTCGCGAGGCCGTAAGAAAAAGGCCGGTGGGAAAGCGCCCAGGTTGGTTTCCGGTGCGAGCCAGCGAATGTTCCTGGACGCACTGATAGCCGTGAGTTCGCGCCGCGCCGGCGCGACGTTAGTGACGAACGACTGGGATGATTTCAAAGCGATCCAGTATTATTGTCCCGTCAAACTCATTCGCGGAACTGATTTCTTTAGGTAA
- a CDS encoding gluconate 2-dehydrogenase subunit 3 family protein — translation MAEDNKQIDSIVVDGHDELTRREMIKLGGSAAIAVTLVGVDSAAQASQDKSPLFFTKHEFALVDELTELIIPADDHSPGARAALVAGYIDFRLSESFEENPRTLWRDGLKLIEQLSQEMHGKSFLESSEEQRIALLTRIAQNEMRPVKPEEMFFRELKSRTARAYYTSKIGIHTEMEYKGNTYLKEFAGYDAT, via the coding sequence ATGGCTGAAGACAACAAACAGATTGACTCGATCGTCGTTGACGGACACGACGAACTCACGCGCCGCGAGATGATCAAGCTGGGCGGGAGCGCGGCGATTGCGGTGACGCTCGTCGGCGTGGACTCTGCCGCTCAAGCCTCGCAGGACAAATCGCCTTTGTTCTTCACGAAGCACGAATTTGCGCTGGTTGACGAGTTGACCGAGTTGATCATTCCCGCCGACGATCATTCGCCGGGCGCGCGAGCGGCTCTGGTAGCCGGTTACATCGACTTCAGATTGTCGGAGTCGTTTGAAGAAAACCCAAGAACTCTCTGGCGCGACGGGTTGAAATTGATCGAGCAGTTGTCTCAAGAGATGCACGGCAAGTCTTTTCTGGAGTCATCCGAGGAGCAGCGAATCGCTTTGCTGACTCGCATCGCGCAGAACGAAATGAGGCCGGTGAAACCTGAAGAGATGTTTTTCAGAGAGCTGAAATCACGGACGGCGCGCGCGTACTACACTTCGAAGATCGGCATTCACACCGAGATGGAGTACAAGGGCAACACCTATTTGAAGGAGTTTGCCGGCTACGACGCAACATAG
- a CDS encoding DinB family protein yields the protein MKKLIGSSLAALLVVLGGAEAQTLSQADLDRALQYLETTKKNIVDATRGLSEAQWNFKPSPFKWSVAQVVEHIAVTEDLLRQIAEGQIKTAPPVPDRDFKKTDDAVLSVVPDRSKKFQAPEQLRPKNQFGSPEAALKHFLESRAKSVGLLKNTPDLRAHVVDGGQLGKIDAYERILFIGAHSERHTKQLLEVKADPKFPKQ from the coding sequence ATGAAGAAACTAATCGGCTCAAGCCTGGCAGCGTTGTTGGTAGTCCTCGGTGGCGCGGAGGCGCAGACGCTGTCGCAAGCCGACCTCGACCGTGCGCTTCAGTATCTGGAGACCACTAAGAAGAACATAGTAGACGCGACCCGCGGGCTGTCCGAGGCGCAGTGGAACTTCAAGCCCTCGCCTTTCAAATGGTCAGTCGCACAAGTGGTGGAGCACATCGCCGTGACCGAAGACCTGTTGCGACAGATAGCCGAAGGCCAGATCAAGACGGCTCCTCCTGTTCCGGATCGCGACTTTAAGAAGACAGACGATGCGGTGCTTTCGGTTGTGCCGGACCGCTCGAAGAAGTTCCAGGCGCCCGAGCAGTTGCGGCCGAAGAACCAGTTCGGCTCACCCGAAGCCGCGCTGAAGCACTTTCTGGAGAGCCGCGCGAAGTCAGTCGGGCTGCTCAAGAACACTCCCGACCTGAGAGCGCACGTCGTCGACGGCGGGCAGTTAGGGAAGATCGACGCATACGAGCGGATACTCTTCATCGGCGCGCACAGCGAGCGTCACACGAAGCAGTTGCTTGAAGTCAAAGCGGACCCAAAGTTCCCGAAGCAGTAG
- a CDS encoding POTRA domain-containing protein: MKKISTVVFLGLLTATTLSAQEANSREPPESQLIERVIIRGNRRIPASTIKSWIATRKGDSYRADQLDRALRALFVTGHFFDVKVYAEDGLRRGKIVTFEVLERPLIQEIAYEGIDLPTQAEVREEWRNQKIDLSQGSEYDPVKVRRAAAVIKDLLVKRGNQRARVSPLVEQSTATTVSIVFKIEE; this comes from the coding sequence ATGAAAAAGATCAGCACCGTCGTTTTTCTGGGTCTACTAACCGCAACAACGCTATCCGCTCAGGAAGCAAATAGCCGCGAGCCGCCTGAGTCACAACTCATCGAACGCGTGATCATACGCGGCAACCGGCGAATTCCAGCATCGACGATCAAGTCCTGGATCGCTACTCGGAAAGGCGATTCATATAGGGCGGACCAGCTTGATCGTGCACTCAGAGCTCTGTTTGTAACAGGGCATTTCTTCGATGTGAAGGTATACGCGGAGGACGGACTCCGCCGAGGTAAGATAGTCACTTTCGAAGTGCTGGAGCGGCCGCTCATTCAGGAGATCGCTTACGAAGGAATTGATCTGCCTACTCAGGCGGAAGTTCGTGAAGAATGGCGTAACCAGAAAATCGATTTATCCCAGGGCTCAGAATATGATCCTGTAAAGGTTAGGCGAGCCGCGGCCGTAATCAAGGATCTGCTGGTCAAGCGAGGCAATCAGCGAGCAAGGGTAAGCCCGCTGGTCGAGCAATCAACCGCCACCACTGTTTCAATCGTCTTCAAGATAGAAGAGTAA
- a CDS encoding GMC family oxidoreductase: protein MNLIRLIREASAEVDLKRTYDAIVVGSGAAGGMAAHVLTLHGMKVLMLEAGKKLDIDKELKSTEWPYEHKRRGEMPPDSHALSLNEYNIRQPPYATDSKSAHVYSYVQGWGGSDYSKNIVVDERDHPYTGTNYAWVRARCLGGKTNIWGRLALRLSDLDFKAKSHDGYGENWPISYKDIAPYYDKVDLYLGISGVKENLPHLPDSIFQRPIKLAHAELKLRQSLKKMNRVLTPYRAGVTTDGLKHNKYRSRCFGRGACNRRAGGCDIHAAFDSPTGLILPAMDTGNLTLRTNSIAREVIVDKKTGKASGVAFIDSETGKSYEAKARVVVIAASTLESARLMLLSKSNAHPTGIGNSSGHVGHNFCEHLMGSHITGLVKDLVGKPHTLDDGKPGSFYLARFRNLSGRHPNFIRGYGFEGSSGSSMYPGNATSTPGFGSSYKTKVRDYAGAFISMGAFGEVLARYENHVDLDPVVKDKWGVPVLRFHYKFGDNEKKMAEDMTYTAQEMFTEAGFEIVDLSRRVLTEGWSIHELGTARMGTDPRTSVLNQFQQSHDVKNLFVVDGSSHVSASCQNPTWTIMALAWRSCDYLADQFKKGNL, encoded by the coding sequence ATGAACCTCATCCGCTTGATCAGGGAAGCATCGGCCGAAGTCGATCTGAAAAGGACCTACGACGCGATCGTTGTCGGGTCGGGTGCGGCTGGCGGAATGGCGGCGCACGTTTTGACTTTGCATGGAATGAAGGTGCTGATGCTCGAAGCCGGGAAGAAGCTCGACATCGATAAGGAACTCAAATCGACCGAGTGGCCTTATGAGCACAAGAGGCGTGGTGAAATGCCGCCCGACTCTCACGCGCTTTCGTTGAACGAATACAACATTCGTCAACCGCCTTACGCCACCGACTCAAAGTCCGCGCACGTCTACTCGTACGTGCAAGGCTGGGGAGGCTCGGACTACAGCAAGAACATCGTCGTCGATGAGCGCGATCATCCGTACACCGGAACCAACTACGCCTGGGTTCGCGCGCGATGTCTGGGAGGCAAGACGAACATCTGGGGAAGGCTTGCGTTGCGGCTCTCGGACCTGGACTTCAAAGCGAAGAGTCACGACGGCTACGGCGAGAACTGGCCCATCTCGTACAAAGACATCGCGCCTTACTACGACAAAGTCGATCTCTATCTGGGAATTTCCGGCGTGAAGGAGAACCTGCCGCACCTTCCCGACAGCATTTTTCAACGCCCGATCAAGCTCGCTCACGCCGAGCTCAAGCTGCGGCAGAGCTTGAAGAAGATGAACCGCGTGCTGACGCCTTATCGAGCGGGCGTGACTACCGACGGGCTGAAGCATAACAAGTATCGCAGCAGGTGCTTCGGCCGCGGCGCGTGCAATCGGCGAGCGGGCGGCTGCGACATCCACGCGGCTTTCGATTCACCAACGGGATTGATCCTGCCTGCGATGGACACCGGCAACCTCACGCTCAGGACCAACTCGATCGCGCGCGAAGTGATCGTCGACAAGAAAACCGGCAAGGCGAGCGGCGTTGCTTTCATAGACTCCGAAACGGGCAAGTCCTACGAAGCAAAGGCGAGGGTCGTGGTGATCGCGGCTTCGACTTTGGAGTCTGCGCGGCTGATGCTGCTGTCGAAGTCGAACGCACATCCCACCGGCATCGGCAATTCGAGTGGGCACGTCGGCCACAACTTCTGCGAGCACCTCATGGGATCGCACATAACCGGCCTGGTGAAAGACCTCGTCGGCAAGCCGCACACTCTTGATGACGGCAAGCCTGGATCGTTCTACCTCGCTCGGTTTCGCAATCTCAGCGGTCGCCATCCGAATTTCATTCGAGGTTACGGATTCGAAGGCAGCTCCGGTTCATCGATGTACCCCGGCAATGCTACTTCGACGCCGGGATTTGGATCGAGCTACAAGACGAAGGTGCGCGACTACGCAGGCGCGTTCATCTCGATGGGAGCGTTTGGAGAAGTGCTTGCCCGGTACGAGAACCACGTCGACCTCGATCCCGTTGTGAAGGACAAGTGGGGAGTTCCGGTGCTGCGGTTCCATTACAAGTTCGGCGACAACGAAAAGAAAATGGCTGAAGATATGACGTACACGGCTCAGGAGATGTTCACGGAAGCGGGCTTCGAGATCGTCGATCTGAGCCGAAGGGTCTTAACCGAAGGCTGGTCGATTCACGAACTGGGAACTGCGCGCATGGGAACTGACCCAAGGACGTCGGTGCTGAATCAGTTTCAACAATCGCACGACGTGAAGAACCTGTTCGTTGTGGATGGCAGCAGCCACGTGAGCGCTTCGTGTCAGAACCCAACGTGGACGATTATGGCTCTGGCATGGAGATCCTGCGATTATCTGGCTGACCAGTTCAAGAAAGGGAATCTATGA